The Triticum aestivum cultivar Chinese Spring chromosome 6D, IWGSC CS RefSeq v2.1, whole genome shotgun sequence genomic sequence TTGAACATCACAACAGACCCCAACTTGACTACTATGACGAAACAATTTTCAACACTTAGATGcaccaccactagtagaaaaagaggcttccatacgcccccattagtccccaaaataatcgaaccgcgaccaaaggggtctttagtcgcggttcgggaggagacccgcgaccaactatctgggcccagcgcgcgctggcggacgggaggggctttagttagtcccggttggcctggccaaccgggactaaaggtcctcaggccgGCCcgaagacctttagtcccggttggtctggccaaccgcgactaaagggatttgaggcctcattttcaaactctaccccccccccccccccccccccgcccgtggatcgccttttcagttttagaaaaaacaaaagaaaatgatgaaaatgtcaaaaaaataaaataaaataagtttcccatgtgatatgtggtctagttgttgggaaaatttagaaatatgaatttcgactttatttgcaaaatctctctggaatttcttaaaatggacataacttttgcatacgaactcggatgaaaaagttttttatatgaaaaatcatctactcgaaaagttacatgggcttcaaaatcctcaaaaacctaacagaaaaaaagatacggggcttttaagatctggagaggcaaaaaaatcaaaaaatttcaaactgtggtcaaacaatggtcaaactaattattctagaatattagtgttactaaataattatttcagttttttttaaattttggtcaaatctggtcaaactgtggtcaaacagtggtcaaacaatggtcaaactaattattccagaaatattagtgttactaaataattattgttttttaaaacaatagtttcaaactcaaacagtgaaatgtgtcacttcatgctcaagctaaattcctgagggttaatagaattgacatcctactattgtcaggaaaacaacaagtgcagacttggaaacgagggagaatagaacccggaagttaagcgtgctcaggctggagtagtgagaggatgggtgaccgtccgggaagttagatgatttgaattgatgaggggtgattagagattagaggttaaattgagcagtgatgaggggtggtgattagagattagaggttaaaataattcagaaatttgaaaataaaaaaaattcccaaaaaaaatctacggaggaggcctttagtcccggttagccacgagaaccgggactaaagcctttagtcgcggtttgtaagaggcgcgactaaagggagggtctttagtcgcgcatatttagtcccggttgcacagccgggactaaaggcctttgcaaaccgggactaaaggcatttTTTCTATCAGTGCACGTACATGAGACTAGGTGTCTCATCGCCGAGCAACGAGGCCACATGTCCGACACCGTCTAACCAGCCGTCACCCGAGGGGAGCAGCAGACCAATAATCCTACACCTACGTAACCACCTACGTAATGTTACTTAATCTTCCTAATAATTTAATTCTCCTACGGTGGTGAGAGACGAACCGAGCCCGGATCTGGGCGAGGAGCCGGCCAGCCCTGATCCGCTCCATGACGACCAACCCCCGCCACCGGCCGCAAGGAGGCGAGGCCACAGGGACGGGGACCCACGGACCGCGGCACACGGCTGCAGGCCATGCACGCACGCGCACCGCGAGCACCCAAAAATCCAGAACCCCACGTACGACGTCAATCAAAACTAACTGAATCCACCCATcgacaatgcatgcatgcatggcggcACGAGAGCTTGCTCCCGTGCGTCCGACTCCGGCGGACTCCGGCGACTCGACTCACCGCAGACGTTGATGGGGGCCTCCAGCTCGAGGAGGTTGGGCTGGGAGAGGAAGATGCCCTTGGCGGTGACGCAGAGGTGCCGGATCTCCGCCTCGCTCAGCTGCACCTTCTTGCCgggcgccttgcccttcttcccgTCCAGGAGCCGCCGGATCAGCTCGTCCACGGCGTGCCCGTCCATCGACGAtctctatctccttgccgctgcgcTCGTGGTGGAGAATGTCGGGCtgggagagagaagaggaggagaGCGTCCGTGCGCCCGTGTCCATGGCTTTGGTTCGTTTTATGGCCCGGCGATGCTTGGCTCGCAGAGGCCCTGCCAAACAAGGACCTGAGACCCTGGTACGAGTGGCAAATGGGGGTGAGCCTGTCACTAATCCTCGCGCCTAATATTATATGCACCGTGACCATATCATCTCTCCTATAAATAAACTCGCCCGCCGAAAGATGGTCTCACCGCTGTGTTGAAATAtattgtactgccatgattaaagatgaatagatcggaagtttttttgaaaaaaaaataggcTGTGTGTTTCGGTCACTTTTTTCTCATCCGTCTGCTCAACGCCATGCTGTTTGCCGAGCTGCCGCCGCCTCGGTCTTCCATCTGAATGTGCCTTCTACTTCAACGCCAGAAACCCCCACATCCCCGACCGGTTTTTTTGAGGGAGTATATTTTTCCTTCCGTGACATGCACTACTTTAACTGGCAGCAACGATCGAAAGAGTAGTCGCAACTCGCACGGTGCATGCTCCATGGATATGGCATCGGTCGATCGATCGATCTCGTTCTCACGTCACATGTTTGTTGCTTCtctgttgctttctttctttcttggcACCCCATTAATTCACCTATATATAACTCCAAAGTCTGTCGGACGAAAATGAACTCATGTTCCATTGTAAAACCGCACATTTTTGTGGAGTGGAAAACCACACATATTCTCCATTTAAAAATGAGGTGTAACACACACTATACTAGAATACACAAAATTATCAAGAAAACAGTCTTGCGCCCAGCGTATGTGAACCTGCAAACTGAGTGTTGACACGTCTTTCTTTGATCAACTGCACAAGTCCTCAGCGAAAGTGCTCTGCACACGATGGTCTACGGACGATTCAGGCACGATGCCTAATGTGAACGGCAGTGATTAGGAAAATAATGCAATCTAACGGCTGATTAGACCCGTCGTGCGAAGATCGATCGGGCAGAAGGTTGTCGTCCCTATAGCAGTGCTCAGTCCTCGGAGATGATGGAGGTGAAGCCATGGCGGGTTCTGACATGCTTAGTTCATCACATGCTTGATGTGGCGACAGCGGAAGCGGCGGCCCTTCTGAATGGCCTGAGGTTTATTGAATCTCCGTGTTGCAACCGAGCGATTGCGTAATCGGACTCACTTCAGCTGCTTGATTCTCGCAACGGAGTGACAGAGATTTGGAGCCCCTGTGATTCCATATTGGTTGACAGAGCGCTACGTTTTCGGTGTCATTTGCACACTGCAGAGGGTTTTTTGCTTCTTCTTATTACGTAGTAAATTTACATCATTTAGATTGTCTGATCAAAAACAAATACGAGGAGATGATTGCAGATAATTCGTTGGAGAAAACCCAGTTCAGCCAGCCAAGAAGAAGATCGTCAGGTAGCAGAGCACAGCCGTTTGTCAAATGCAAAAAAAGACGGTGCCTCGATCGGGCGACCCAATCAGAAAATCGGTTGCATTACACAGCATAGACCGTGCAACACCGCCGTCCTGATTCCTCCGTGTTCACGTGAAAACCAACCGTTGTTGGGCAAGGTGAAGCAGAGCAGAGCAGGCATGTGACCACCTCGCCACTTTCTGCCTTTTGAACTTCGGCAACCCGAGGGCGGGTCTTCATGTGCTTCGACATTCTGCGGTGCGTCGCAGATCTCCGTCCTAGAAGGAGCGGCGGGCGGGGCATGGCGACCTCGAGCTTCCACGTTTTTTCTCCGGGGAAAAGGCTGCATGCAATGCAAAGTGTTCAGGGTTATTTCTCAAAGATTTGTCTCAACCATGCATGTATGTATGAATGAATTAACTAACGACCATGTATGTATGGCAAACATGAGAGAAAGAAAGGATTCGTgggcatcatatggagttggagggGCAATACTTTGTTCCAAACACCACTATTCTGTGCAACACATCATCCAGCGACCGGACGCCTTTTCTCGCTTTATACAAATATATATACAAGGTTAAGAGTATTTCACCAAACACGAGTTTCAGCGCCAGGGTTGTAACAGGCCACAGCGGGGTTTGGCTCATCTGTGGTGGGTGGATCTAAACAAAACAAATCCTAAAACCATCGGTTAAACACTACCAAACGATGTCACCGATGATGATCCATCACAATGACACAGCAAGAGTAAAAATGCAGAGCTGCAGCCATATATGTACCTGTATCTCTGACTCTGCAGTATTCTTGTACTAGTGGCTACATCAGCAGCTCGGCAGCATAAATAAATCCCAGGAGCACAAGCAAAACACCTCTGACAGGAATCATGCCTTGAGCGCGCAACACATACTGAAGAATAAGAAACAGATAAAGTTATACGTATCTCACGAAAAGAGAGCGATGTTGAGAAATGAAGAGAGTGCAAAACTACTGTTACAAAGGTTACCTGCTGGCTGCTGCATGCACGTCCTGAAAGTGAGTAGAGTTACGCCTGGACCACTCATCAAAACCTTAGACTCCCCCAAGTGCATCACGGCACGTTGGCTTCTTTCTCGGCAACGTGTCCTGCTGACACGATCTGCAAAGCTGTGCCTCCGACGAGCCATGCTGTCAGCTCTGGTTGCTGCTCGAGGTGTTTGAGGGGGGATGTGCTTCCATCCCTTGTCTCCGCACCGTATACGAATGGAAGCCGCAGGGTAAGAAAGCTCTCGGGTGGAAGGAGAACTCGGCATCCAAGACTGAACGATCCTTGTTGATCACGGTCAGATACATTTGATGGCAGACATGACCTCTGATGCCCAAAAGGAAAAACAAGGAATCCATTAGTAATAAATACGATAATGCACGAGTTCACATGATCTGTATTACTATGATTTACTAATTCATTTGGTCAGCATTGAAGTGTTTAGAAGATCACATAGGTATTGTTGATTGATTGTACCCACCTCAAACTGCACGAGTGGGCAGCTAGCCAACAGGACAGGGAAATCAGGCGTCACCTGCGCCGGAAAGCAACATCAGTGGAATGACATAAAGATCAGTTATATAGATACTGCAATGTTAAGCAGGGAGTGCTTAAAGATCAGTATTAGAAATAAAATTTTAACATCTATCAATCTATGTTCCCAATGTAAATCATCAAAAAAATGCTGATAAAAGAACTGTAGCTTGAAAAATAAACTTACGATAAAAATCCGTTGAAGTTGTGACACAGCACCAGCAACCTTTACATCTTGATGCCCCTTCCCATCTGAGCTTTTGCAATGTGGGCAGTGCATATATATCGGCAGATTTCTGTTCAACAGTGAATATGCTTCTCCACCATCATCAGCTGTAATGTATTGAAGAGAATGTTCTCCCTTTCTGACAGTATGTGCATCTGACAGAATATGAGCAGGCCGCAAGGTCTCTCCGTCAACGCCGGGCTGAAGCAATTGCTGCCTGCTATTTCTCCCTGATGATTCCATTGGCCTATTGGATTTCCGCCCACTGTTTCCATTTCCTGTAGTTGCTGCCGACTTAGATGCATTTGGGGGCAACTTTTGTGAATTGTGCTTACTTTCTGATTCATTGTTTTGATAAGATCTTTCATAATCAATTTCCTTAAGATACTTCTCTGACAGTAAGAAACGGTGACCGTACGAGCACTCATGCTCAAATCCCACATATACTACAAACTGTTGTACGGTTTGGGCAGCTTCTTTAGTCTCATTTCCAACAGTAACTGGCACTATGTTGCCCCCGATCTGTAGAAAGGGCTTCCCATCAGCAGTTTCACTGCTCATATTTTTGCTCATCTTCTCAGATTCATTTTCAGCTACAGGTCCTTGACTGAGAGCTGCATTGGTTCGGCCATTAGTCTGTTCCGCTGCGCTCACTTGCCGTTCATCTTTCCGGCCAGCAGGTTTTGGTGGTCTCTTCAGCTGGAGAGCAGGAAACTCAGAATCTTTAGTTGTGCTGCCAGCAACAACTTCAGCAAAAGGCTTTTTCATAGTAAAATTTGGATGACCTTTACCAAAACTAATAGCTGAGTTGTTCGTTGATTGCACTTCAGGTTGTTTTCTGGGATTTTCAAGCTTTGCAGATCTAATTTCTGGTGCGGCTTGGTTTGTGATGGACTTTACTTCTCTAGAAACAGCAGGTGGAATCTGGGGGTTCACATTAGATGTCATGGAGGAAGATTTAGTGGCAGCATGGGTGCCATTTTTTCCTTGTCCTTTGCCAAGAGATATTGTCCACTTCAAAAGATACTTGTCCTTTGAGCAAAATCCAGCTTGGAGCAACCCTTTCGTTGgcttgtaatatcttgctcctccaAGGCGCACCAAACGCCAAGAGGATGCCGGAAATGAACTAGCATCAACCCCCCTCGGTAGCACAAGGGTGGGTAGTAGATCCTCACAATTGGAGAAGCAGTTAAATGATACATTGGCTGTCTCAAAGTCAAAAGGATCATCTCTAAGGCGACGCGACCGTCCACAGGCACATGCATGGAGGAAGACGTAACCACTAGAATGTTGTTCGACAGCATCTGATGAAGATAATTTACCATGGCGCTGGTGCTTGCATGGCCTGCCAGTAAGGCTGACAGCATCGCATTGCTGCCTTCCAGCTTCCCATATTGTTTTGCATTCATCTTCTAGCTTCTTGGAGAATACCTTGACAGCCGGTCCTTTGACTGTTGAGTGAAAGGATCGCAATGCTTTCTGTAGCTGCACTTCATGCACGCTAGTTGGGTAAAAGTCAGGCAAATCTTTCAAGTACACCTCCTTAGCAACTGGAAGCACCTTTTGGCACCACGATGAGGAAAATTTCATGTTAAGCCCCTTGTTGCTTTCCAAGCAAGATAAAGCAGTTTCAATAGCACTAGATTGCTCGTTCTTCAAACTAGAACTTGCATGAGTAGATGATCCCCTCGCACTTTCGGAATTATCGATCCCATCTTTTGCACTAATCAGTCCAGATATAATAGATGTACTAATGGAGAACCATTTATCAAAACTAGGGAGATCAGGAACACTAACTGGCTTCCCAGATGATGCGGAcgcagctgctgcagctgctgccgcagccaccatACCGACACCAGCAACAGAGCCAGCAGACGCATTGCCTGAATACCCGCCTTTCCCTCTCAGTCCGTCGGACTGCCGAAATATAAAATCCTTGATCAACTGAACATCTTCGTGGTTTGCAGATTGGCAGTTGTTTTCTAGTGAAGCGGCATCCAACGATGACTTGGAGCTGAAAGAATCTTCAAACAGTCCTGCGATGATATCCAGTGGCTCCCGTTTCTTATTAATTGAGCGGTCCAACAGGGCAACAACTCTGGATGAATCAAGTGAGAACAAAGGAAGATGGCTCACGTTACCAGCACCCCTTGGACCATTATGCCCTGACTCCAGACCGGTAAGTgtccggcacctcttcagcaagaaCCGGATCTGACCTTCCAGAGACAAATGCAGCTTCTTGGTGAAACTACCCTCAGATTTGCTGGCTGGTCGGGCGAGCATTACCACTGAGCCAGAACTTTTTGAAGTGCCAGAAGCCTGATTTGATGAAGATGTCTCCCCCATATCATCCAAACTTGTTGCATCACTTGGACCATCAATGATATCATCCTCAAAGACAAAGAGGACAACAGGGATGCATTGGCCTGGCAACACAGAAGCGTGCGAACCGGTTCCTGACATCAACGAGATGGCTGAGGGTTGGCGTCCCGAGTGACCTCCACGGCGTGCCGGAGGGGAGATTGATGAAGCCCTGCGGGTAGGC encodes the following:
- the LOC123146250 gene encoding uncharacterized protein; this encodes MEPRPPPSPSPPQAPPSSAVRVLSRAPPPASAPSPSPAAAASPPHDGGVVVVGFVGGAGGAAARLADRILDAPVFSPGGSARTLAGGIRYHRDGDKRMVFLHLASPAPPPLREAGGGSTGGGDLPEMLFMFSVCHVIIFLQEGFRFDTQTLKSFRLLQSSKHAFAPFVRSLVAPGTPSKAAPSGTPGTPSKATPSGTLTRPTRRASSISPPARRGGHSGRQPSAISLMSGTGSHASVLPGQCIPVVLFVFEDDIIDGPSDATSLDDMGETSSSNQASGTSKSSGSVVMLARPASKSEGSFTKKLHLSLEGQIRFLLKRCRTLTGLESGHNGPRGAGNVSHLPLFSLDSSRVVALLDRSINKKREPLDIIAGLFEDSFSSKSSLDAASLENNCQSANHEDVQLIKDFIFRQSDGLRGKGGYSGNASAGSVAGVGMVAAAAAAAAASASSGKPVSVPDLPSFDKWFSISTSIISGLISAKDGIDNSESARGSSTHASSSLKNEQSSAIETALSCLESNKGLNMKFSSSWCQKVLPVAKEVYLKDLPDFYPTSVHEVQLQKALRSFHSTVKGPAVKVFSKKLEDECKTIWEAGRQQCDAVSLTGRPCKHQRHGKLSSSDAVEQHSSGYVFLHACACGRSRRLRDDPFDFETANVSFNCFSNCEDLLPTLVLPRGVDASSFPASSWRLVRLGGARYYKPTKGLLQAGFCSKDKYLLKWTISLGKGQGKNGTHAATKSSSMTSNVNPQIPPAVSREVKSITNQAAPEIRSAKLENPRKQPEVQSTNNSAISFGKGHPNFTMKKPFAEVVAGSTTKDSEFPALQLKRPPKPAGRKDERQVSAAEQTNGRTNAALSQGPVAENESEKMSKNMSSETADGKPFLQIGGNIVPVTVGNETKEAAQTVQQFVVYVGFEHECSYGHRFLLSEKYLKEIDYERSYQNNESESKHNSQKLPPNASKSAATTGNGNSGRKSNRPMESSGRNSRQQLLQPGVDGETLRPAHILSDAHTVRKGEHSLQYITADDGGEAYSLLNRNLPIYMHCPHCKSSDGKGHQDVKVAGAVSQLQRIFIVTPDFPVLLASCPLVQFERSCLPSNVSDRDQQGSFSLGCRVLLPPESFLTLRLPFVYGAETRDGSTSPLKHLEQQPELTAWLVGGTALQIVSAGHVAEKEANVP